DNA from Methanobacterium sp.:
CAACTTCATCTACCAATATTACAAGCCCGCTGTATCCTAAAGACCTTACAAATGCAGACAATGCCTCTAAAAATGTGAATGCATTTTCCTTGGTCACATCCCCTTTGACCCCGAACTTCTTCTTGACTGCAAATGGGATGTTGGAGTCTCCCCGGAGCCATGCCTGTGCGTAATTTGCAGTTTCGGTGTCTCCAGAAATTAATGCATCATGGTACTTTTCTATGGCAATTGCAAATGAATTAGAATACTTTCGAGTTTCTTCCAGGTCCTGGACCATATTTTCACTTACAATAGCATTCTGTCTTGCAGGGTCATCAGTTTCTTCCATTGCCACCATTCTAAGTCCAGTAAGCCACCTTTCAATGATGTGTTCCATGGAGGTCCCTGTTTTACACCTTAAAGTTTGGACTATGTTCTTATACACTTCTTCAAACTTATAAAATGGGATATCACGGGTTATGGTTATTTTGGAAACTACGAAGTTGTCCTTAAATGCAATTTCCTCGATTACTTTAAGCAGGAACGATTTTCCCCCGCCGTAATCACCTTCAAGGAATTTAGTTGCAGCTTTGCCGTTTTTTATTTTTTCAAATAAGCGTTTCATCTCTTCAATTTCAAGGGTTCTACCTACACATATCTCGGAAGTCCCCTTTGGCGGTACATTGCCTTCCTTTAAAGCGTGAATAATGTCTTCATAGTCGTCCATGTAATACCCCTAAACTAGTTTTATATATCCAAATCTCTGTGAATTGCCCCTTGGGCCGTATAACTTAACTAAATTATCTGGATTTCTTGACGGGCTGTGCTTGAACCCTAACTTCCAGACGTTCTGCGAGTAATATTCAAATAGGTCTTCATAGCTCTTAAAAATGCCGTAACAATTTATAAATTTATGTAAAAGCCTGATAAATTCCTTTATCTCAATCTGGTTGGACTCTTCAGTATTTTTAACTATTTCATAGGTACCTTTAATTGAGCCCATTAAAAATTCATCCATTGTAAAGGACATCTTCTCAAAATAAACAGGAAAAGTT
Protein-coding regions in this window:
- a CDS encoding BREX system ATP-binding domain-containing protein, which codes for MDDYEDIIHALKEGNVPPKGTSEICVGRTLEIEEMKRLFEKIKNGKAATKFLEGDYGGGKSFLLKVIEEIAFKDNFVVSKITITRDIPFYKFEEVYKNIVQTLRCKTGTSMEHIIERWLTGLRMVAMEETDDPARQNAIVSENMVQDLEETRKYSNSFAIAIEKYHDALISGDTETANYAQAWLRGDSNIPFAVKKKFGVKGDVTKENAFTFLEALSAFVRSLGYSGLVILVDEVEYIRSLQMTKLRDGAYDYIRFIFDECNLGNFESTLFIFAGTSEFFEDQKKGVPSYQALYDRIKDALDTDHKDLRKPIMRLEGFKKEELKELGSKIIEMHAQVYDWDAGSRMNSIIDELVDIHENNALLTGGKTTPREFVRTFLSVLDTIQQNPSELDSDDAILKIFEEREVEEEW